A single genomic interval of Prunus dulcis chromosome 5, ALMONDv2, whole genome shotgun sequence harbors:
- the LOC117627883 gene encoding acetylornithine deacetylase isoform X2, with protein sequence MASSTDLKKILGDLNKDSFISLLSKLIGESKYLQNNPPELIPQEDRVVKHVLDSLLPLSTTTGGGPLVINHVSYFPGRGNVIVEYPGTVPGKILSFVGCHMDVVTANPNDWEFDPFSLSIDGDKLRGRGTTDCLGHVALVAELMRRLAETKPKLKSTVVAVFIANEENSAISGVGVDALVKDGLLSKLREGPLFWIDTADKQPCVGTGGMIPWKLHVTGKLFHSGLAHKAINPLELAMEALKEIQSRFYRDFPPHPKEEVYGFATPSTMKPTQWSYPGGGINQIPAECTISGDVRLTPFYNVKDVMEKLQEYVDDINENIGKLDSRGPVSKYVLPDENLRGRLDGHIPCQE encoded by the exons ATGGCTTCCTCAACCGACCTGAAGAAAATACTAGGTGACCTCAACAAGGACTCCTTCATATCCCTTCTCTCCAAGCTCATTGGGGAGTCCAAGTACCTCCAAAACAACCCACCTGAACTGATCCCTCAGGAGGACCGAGTGGTCAAGCACGTGCTTGATTCCCTCCTGCCCCTAAGCACCACCACTGGCGGTGGACCCTTGGTGATCAACCACGTAAGCTACTTTCCTGGCAGAGGAAACGTTATTGTAGAATACCCAGGAACTGTGCCTGGGAAGATCTTGTCCTTTGTGGGGTGTCACATGGACGTGGTCACTGCAAATCCTAATGACTGG GAGTTTGATCCATTCTCATTGAGCATTGATGGTGATAAGCTTCGTGGCCGTGGAACCACTGATTGCTTGGGCCATGTTGCACTTGTAGCTGAGCTCATGAGACGGCTTGCAGAGACAAAGCCAAAATTGAAGTCCACTGTAGTTGCAGTCTTTATAGCAAATGAAGAAAATTCTGCCATTTCAGGTGTTGGTGTGGATGCACTCGTGAAGGATGGGCTACTCAGTAAGCTAAGGGAAGGTCCTCT GTTTTGGATTGACACGGCGGATAAACAACCTTGCGTTGGTACTGGTGGTATGATACCTTGGAAGCTTCATGTGACTGGGAAGCTTTTCCACAGTGGTTTAGCACACAAG GCTATAAACCCTCTGGAGCTAGCTATGGAAGCACTGAAAGAGATCCAGTCGCGGTTCTATAGAGACTTTCCTCCCCATCCCAAGGAAGAGGTCTATGGATTTGCAACACCATCAACCATGAAACCAACTCAATGGAGTT ATCCTGGGGGTGgaataaatcaaattccagCAGAGTGCACAATTTCAGGAGATGTCAG GTTAACTCCCTTCTACAA TGTTAAGGATGTGATGGAAAAGCTTCAAGAATATGTGGATGACATTAATGAAAACATTGGAAAGCTTGACTCACGAGGTCCGGTGTCAAAGTATGTCCTACCAGATGAAAACTTAAGGGGAag GCTTGATGGCCACATACCATGCCAAGAATGA
- the LOC117627883 gene encoding acetylornithine deacetylase isoform X1: MASSTDLKKILGDLNKDSFISLLSKLIGESKYLQNNPPELIPQEDRVVKHVLDSLLPLSTTTGGGPLVINHVSYFPGRGNVIVEYPGTVPGKILSFVGCHMDVVTANPNDWEFDPFSLSIDGDKLRGRGTTDCLGHVALVAELMRRLAETKPKLKSTVVAVFIANEENSAISGVGVDALVKDGLLSKLREGPLFWIDTADKQPCVGTGGMIPWKLHVTGKLFHSGLAHKAINPLELAMEALKEIQSRFYRDFPPHPKEEVYGFATPSTMKPTQWSYPGGGINQIPAECTISGDVRLTPFYNVKDVMEKLQEYVDDINENIGKLDSRGPVSKYVLPDENLRGSLTLSFDETSSGVACDLNSRGFHVLCKATEEVVGHVKPYSITGSLPLIRELQDEGFDVQTSGYGLMATYHAKNEYCLFSDMHQGYQVFVSIISQLED; this comes from the exons ATGGCTTCCTCAACCGACCTGAAGAAAATACTAGGTGACCTCAACAAGGACTCCTTCATATCCCTTCTCTCCAAGCTCATTGGGGAGTCCAAGTACCTCCAAAACAACCCACCTGAACTGATCCCTCAGGAGGACCGAGTGGTCAAGCACGTGCTTGATTCCCTCCTGCCCCTAAGCACCACCACTGGCGGTGGACCCTTGGTGATCAACCACGTAAGCTACTTTCCTGGCAGAGGAAACGTTATTGTAGAATACCCAGGAACTGTGCCTGGGAAGATCTTGTCCTTTGTGGGGTGTCACATGGACGTGGTCACTGCAAATCCTAATGACTGG GAGTTTGATCCATTCTCATTGAGCATTGATGGTGATAAGCTTCGTGGCCGTGGAACCACTGATTGCTTGGGCCATGTTGCACTTGTAGCTGAGCTCATGAGACGGCTTGCAGAGACAAAGCCAAAATTGAAGTCCACTGTAGTTGCAGTCTTTATAGCAAATGAAGAAAATTCTGCCATTTCAGGTGTTGGTGTGGATGCACTCGTGAAGGATGGGCTACTCAGTAAGCTAAGGGAAGGTCCTCT GTTTTGGATTGACACGGCGGATAAACAACCTTGCGTTGGTACTGGTGGTATGATACCTTGGAAGCTTCATGTGACTGGGAAGCTTTTCCACAGTGGTTTAGCACACAAG GCTATAAACCCTCTGGAGCTAGCTATGGAAGCACTGAAAGAGATCCAGTCGCGGTTCTATAGAGACTTTCCTCCCCATCCCAAGGAAGAGGTCTATGGATTTGCAACACCATCAACCATGAAACCAACTCAATGGAGTT ATCCTGGGGGTGgaataaatcaaattccagCAGAGTGCACAATTTCAGGAGATGTCAG GTTAACTCCCTTCTACAA TGTTAAGGATGTGATGGAAAAGCTTCAAGAATATGTGGATGACATTAATGAAAACATTGGAAAGCTTGACTCACGAGGTCCGGTGTCAAAGTATGTCCTACCAGATGAAAACTTAAGGGGAag CCTCACATTAAGTTTTGATGAGACGTCGTCTGGAGTTGCTTGTGATCTCAACTCCCGTGGCTTTCACGTCTTATGTAAAGCTACTGAAGAGGTTGTTGGGCATGTAAAGCCTTACTCAATTACTGGAAGTTTGCCTCTCATTCGAGAACTGCAG GATGAAGGATTTGATGTTCAAACGTCTGGCTACG GCTTGATGGCCACATACCATGCCAAGAATGAGTACTGCCTTTTTTCGGATATGCACCAAGGCTACCAGGTTTTTGTCAGTATTATCTCTCAACTAGAGGACTGA